In Plasmodium gaboni strain SY75 chromosome 14, whole genome shotgun sequence, one genomic interval encodes:
- a CDS encoding hypothetical protein (conserved Plasmodium protein, unknown function), with protein sequence MVNLSNIQLLRWNTSWTYKLKRYHMSPRWNVSKWLVKEEYKSQKFTKPFYLTKWGNFKTCQQAQLLQTTGGAYNKFCDMNKLHETNNRKK encoded by the exons atgGTTAATTTAAGTAACATACAATTATTAAGATGGAACACTTCGTGGACATATAA ATTAAAGAGATATCACATGTCACCAAGATGGAATGTTAGTAAATGGTTGGTGAAAGAGGAATATAAATCCCAAAAATTTACTAAGCCATTTTATTTAACAAAATGGGGAAATTTTAAAACATGCCAACAAGCTCAATTATTACAAACTACTGGTGGAGCTTATAACAAATTTTGCGATATGAACAAACTTCATGAAACCAACaacagaaaaaaataa
- a CDS encoding potassium channel: MKSGLFSLNDIFFLVNSIFKYFLILLNGSHLLKLLYSSKENIHIIEGLLCIITGVTLKLSLIYIYCTYFMNIYIIKDYRRKNVLNIFNVNDNYKRNGNVVESDDFEYRKLIKKFFFKKVYYSIKKKHKRIELYMLKIYNSNFNYYFCNIRDMCYTIIWYISLYYWRRDTYNMIWGFNKIPTYIYNMLLILLSTSYIDLVMVIISYNKSKYYLMKSKLLIDIFFSAPCTYLFSKFIFVFEHQIDIYFMMGFLRNIKIFLNVSYVRIEHNSILTNTEIKIIRIVLGVLLLCNAFASTIYTIQAIHPYNLDNGNFNYFLNSYLDYFYFSIISISTVGYGDIFPINKLSKVVCIVFIFWTFIWVPIQFNDLIISIFSKKKTYGKISMNNQKFVLLIGDVEPQQLNVFLFESVAQGNKLKFHLLTTYPINIYDEQIKIADHFCISLYIKNFDLNEKENINLLYSINAQNAYYLFLFSNKFHNGHYNIDTKSFTRLLILKKFLHGKKNAVIELRSNCVSNIVRSIGCENFIIVNLKHSLIVKNIKYPGFITLILNLFTAYNYDISSYNFNDIASYPSLKYIGEFNRGSRTKIFSFIVHKNMVGLIFDKLFYKLYESLGIILVGIETNTTNYDINNKKRKNKNSYEDDNFTRMRKNKMKDNKKKSFKFIYLHLLKKYGHTNHYTQKKKKYENNINQHGKKSKVEYPTQLKDNNTTIKIYDENNTIETYENYLNYESADNRLINIYNRDEKKEKYNDASCSNNILRNDDKAKLHIENRDNFYNNNNNIVKGKKKVVENKKDEMINVCININSDIKKKYNNNNNINGFYNYNIYNNSNSNLKCRCIPTRKKNKTQNVNNITNDKDNKVSMKRIKTHFQDDNTIDEKKELKCYLNLLGKNYAIRDSDKCVVIANSRKVIKYLSKAKSLFWIFEIKSKKKDNISYDLKSVIKTKQTFNKYFTTNIKKKLPTTSIQNNVYVNKNAHIIAMNYQDLFNTYRISRIFTKNNYNYKRKNSRKKHLFGNLNSEYNETKLYHHCNNIYNIKTTDNKKIEDLDKLYFSTRLNNKSNKNILNDNKYYDDEIKTYYFNLTEKNSNLFLNYKKQLKKKNYINTCYSVNKSDESISRIKNINSDNNNINSNNINNNNTKLNHTLKNRITFSYMEACEKYFPTENRNNKLVLIINCTCNIIQLIKMFNNKYKYNVIILTDEIPTINIMDLFKYNVVFIKCKILDDYNLINSGLMKAEYILILPTEAKNINEINEIDMNTIIVTRKITHLLKKKKRTYYINNIITELINPSNVIFLEENKMIKLKDKKSSYDDFFPYVNSSQFYSSNIICETMLYNFMTHHKSFTDFSVCTNTLECLIKFLRIIYICDLSKYYDFSFKKIKTFRDLFYFLSKKNIITIGLYRKGDKKIPFYIYTKPNENCLLRFDDIVYIL; the protein is encoded by the coding sequence ATGAAAAGCGGATTATTTTCTTTgaatgatatattttttttagtGAATAGtatattcaaatattttcttatcTTATTGAACGGATCTCATTTACTAAAATTGTTATATTCCTCAAAGGAAAACATTCACATTATCGAAGGATTATTATGCATAATAACAGGTGTTACATTAAAGCTTTcacttatatatatatactgtacctattttatgaatatatatataataaaagattATAGAAGAAAGaatgtattaaatatatttaatgttaatgataattataagaGAAATGGGAATGTGGTTGAATCAGATGATTTTGAGTATAGaaaattaataaagaagtttttttttaagaaagTATATTATTCAATTAAGAAGAAACATAAAAGAatagaattatatatgttgaagatatataatagtaattttaattattatttttgtaatataCGAGATATGTGTTATACAATAATATGGTATATAAGTTTATATTATTGGAGAAGagatacatataatatgatatggggatttaataaaatacctacttatatatataatatgttattaaTACTTTTATCTACATCTTATATAGATTTAGTAATGGTTATAATTAGTTATAATAAATcgaaatattatttaatgaaaTCAAAGTTATTAATAGATATCTTTTTTAGTGCACCATGtacttatttattttcaaaatttatttttgtttttgaACATCaaattgatatatattttatgatgGGCTTTTTAaggaatataaaaatttttttgaatGTGTCTTATGTTAGAATAGAACATAATTCCATTCTAACAAATActgaaataaaaattatcaGAATTGTTTTAGgtgttttattattatgtaatGCTTTTGCATCTACTATATATACCATACAAGCAATTCATCCATATAATTTAGATAATGgaaattttaattatttcCTGAATAGTTATTTagattatttttatttttcaattATATCCATATCAACAGTTGGTTATGGTGATATTTTTCcaattaataaattaagTAAAGTTGTATGTAtagtttttatattttggACATTTATTTGGGTACCTATACAATTCAATGATTTGATAATTTCAATATTTTCtaagaaaaaaacatatGGAAAAATAAGTATGAATAATCAAAAATTTGTTCTTCTCATAGGAGATGTAGAACCACAACAATTAAATGTTTTCTTATTCGAATCAGTAGCACAAggaaataaattaaaatttcATTTGTTAACTACATATCcaattaatatatatgatgaacaaataaaaattgCAGATCATTTTTGTATTTcgttatatataaaaaattttgatttaaatgaaaaggaaaatattaatttattatatagtATTAATGCACAAAATgcatattatttatttctcTTTTCTAATAAGTTCCATAACGGacattataatatagataCTAAATCATTTACCAGATTAttaatattgaaaaaatttttacatggaaaaaaaaatgctGTTATAGAATTAAGAAGTAATTGTGTATCAAATATTGTAAGATCTATTGGATGtgaaaattttattatagTCAATTTGAAACATTCTTTAATtgttaaaaatataaaatatccAGGCTTTATTACActtattttaaatttatttacagcatataattatgatatatcttcatataattttaatgatATTGCTTCATATCCATCACTCAAATATATTGGTGAATTTAATAGAGGTTCAAGGAccaaaatattttcatttattgtgcataaaaatatggttggattaatatttgataaattattttataagtTATATGAATCTCTTGGTATTATACTTGTAGGTATAGAAACCAATACTACAAATTATgacataaataataagaagcgaaaaaataaaaatagttATGAGGATGATAACTTCACTAGAATgagaaaaaacaaaatgaaagacaacaaaaagaaaagttttaaatttatttatttacatttgttaaaaaaatatggacATACAAATCATTATAcacaaaagaaaaagaaatatgagaataatataaatcaGCATGGAAAAAAATCAAAAGTGGAATACCCTACACAATTGAAGGATAATAATACGAcgataaaaatatatgatgaaaataatactATAGAAACATATGAAAATTATCTGAATTATGAAAGTGCTGATAATAGGTtgattaatatatacaatagagatgagaaaaaagaaaaatataatgatgCTTCTTGTAGTAATAATATCTTAAGAAATGATGATAAGGCAAAGTTACATATTGAAAACAGGgataatttttataataataataataatatagtTAAGGGTAAGAAAAAAGTGgttgaaaataaaaaggatgaaatgataaatgtatgtataaatataaatagtgatataaaaaaaaaatataataataataataatataaatggtttttataattataatatatataacaattCAAATAGTAATCTTAAATGTCGATGTATACCTACccgaaaaaaaaataaaacacaaaatgttaataatataacaaatgATAAAGACAATAAAGTTTCCATGAAAAGAATTAAAACACATTTTCAAGATGATAATACAattgatgaaaaaaaagaattaaaatGCTACTTAAATTTATTGGGTAAGAATTATGCCATTAGAGATAGTGACAAATGTGTAGTAATTGCAAATTCTAGGAAGgttataaaatatttatctaAAGCTAAAAGTCTCTTTTGGAtatttgaaataaaaagtaaGAAAAAAGATAACATTTCCTATGATTTAAAATCTGTTATCAAAACAAAGCAaacatttaataaatattttactacaaatattaaaaagaaattacCAACAACATCTATTCAAAATAATGtttatgtaaataaaaatgcACACATTATAGCAATGAATTATCAGGATTTATTTAACACTTATAGAATATCAAGAATATTTACcaaaaataattataattataaaagaaaaaattcgagaaaaaaacatttatttGGAAATCTCAATAGTGAATATAATGAAACAAAATTGTATCACcattgtaataatatatataatataaaaactacagataataaaaagatagAAGATTTGGATAAACTTTATTTTTCAACAAGGTTGAACAACAAAtctaataaaaatattctcaatgataacaaatattatgatgatgaGATTAAAACCTACTACTTCAATTTAACAGAAAAAAATAGcaatttatttttgaattataaaaagcaattaaaaaagaaaaattacATAAACACATGCTATAGTGTAAATAAATCTGATGAAAGTATAAGtagaattaaaaatatcaaCAGCGACaataacaatattaatagcaataatattaataataataatacgAAATTAAATCATACACTAAAAAATAGAATTACATTTTCTTATATGGAAGCATGTGAAAAGTATTTTCCTACGGAAAATCGGAATAATAAATTAgtattaattattaattgtacttgtaatataatacaactaataaaaatgtttaataacaaatataaatataatgtcATTATATTAACAGATGAAATTCCaactattaatataatggatttatttaaatataatgttgtatttataaaatgtaaaattttagatgattataatttaataaattctGGTTTAATGAAAGcagaatatatattaatactTCCTACAGAAgcaaaaaatataaatgaaataaatgaaatagATATGAATACTATTATTGTAACTAGAAAAATTActcatttattaaaaaagaagaaaagaacatattatataaataatatcattactgaattaataaatccttctaatgttatttttcttgaggaaaataaaatgatcaaattaaaagataaaaaatCATCTTATGATGATTTTTTCCCTTATGTAAATTCTTCTCAATTTTATTCaagtaatattatttgtgaaactatgttatataattttatgaCGCACCATAAAAGTTTCACAGATTTTTCAGTGTGTACTAATACTTTGGAATGCctaattaaatttttaagaATAATCTATATTTGCGATTTGagtaaatattatgatttttcttttaaaaaaattaaaaccTTTCGTGaccttttttatttcctatccaaaaaaaatataatcaCTATTGGTTTATATAGAAAGGGGGATAAGAAAATTCctttctatatttatactaAACCTAATGAAAACTGTTTATTACGATTCGATGATATagtttatattttgtga
- a CDS encoding hypothetical protein (conserved Plasmodium protein, unknown function), protein MIRKRKSKIGDNEQEDGKNEEGEEAIEGLFLYNKKDSAIKSIEEVYENKEENKNNEYSSNKDISGKFNIDQMDDRMYHEDEEESINNEYDDSIEARKLNTLQKLIMEDNHTDEMKSKTIDELFDKYDKEIQSLIENFELLKFSQLFKNPFAPNMSRDERIVRIFYYSGFSFLPYLGWVIASIYASFCKEKYKKNIVSIRVICSIQCALVGFIILLIIAIINWNNEQALSCKYEGISFKKELIKDSKYNIVFFGPRSTDDWMGSVLAKISKDLNFNVYTISYPNLKNQIIKRKKNVFLKDAFSCAKLKLSNVILFSFQIESALNFTIPFLEKNEILGFLGFSKKFPKSKPTIQIKEKENIIYFAPVEKNLYDVYVSLTLRLCQNKNRQKYNIMYIVHHSFDKYQIRCSKKLADDYSINVNNFNFNTIGDEEKGTKYIDADFNEVIDDFYQFLVFIRDIISQNNLEFYRKMLCNNIMCESKGAICAL, encoded by the exons ATGATTAGGAAAAGGAAATCTAAAATAGGAGATAATGAACAAGAGGATGgtaaaaatgaagaaggAGAAGAAGCCATTGAAGGcctatttttatataataaaaaagattCAGCAATTAAAAGCATAGAAGAAGTATATGAAAACAAGgaggaaaataaaaataatgagTATTCATcaaataaagatatatcAGGAAAATTTAATATTGATCAAATGGATGATAGAATGTACCATgaagatgaagaagaatctataaataatgaatacGATGATTCTATAGAAGCAAGAAAATTAAATACATTACAAAAATTGATTATGGAAGATAATCATACCGATGAAATGAAATCTAAAACTATCGATGAACTGTttgataaatatgataaGGAGATTCAAAGCTTAATAGAAAATTTCGAACTCCTAAAGTTCTCACAATTATTCAAAAATCCTTTCGCACCCAATATGAGTAGAGATGAAAgaat AGTTCgaattttttattattcagGATTTTCCTTTTTACCATACTTAGGATGGGTTATAg CTTCCATTTATGCATCTTTTTGcaaagaaaaatataaaaaaaacatagTGTCG ATTAGAGTTATTTGTTCTATTCAATGTGCATTAGTTGGATTTATTATTCTACTAATAATCGCAATAATTAATT GGAATAATGAACAAGCACTGTCATGCAAATATGAAGGtatttcatttaaaaagg aattaataaaagacagcaaatataatattgttttCTTTGGTCCTAGAAGCACAGATGATTGGATGGGTTCTGTATTAGCAAAAA TTTCAAAGGATCTTAATTTTAACGTATACACAATTAGCTATCCAAATCTTAAgaatcaaataataaaaagaaagaaaaatgtatttttgAAAGATGCCTTCTCTTGTgcaaaattaaaattatcaaatgtaatattattctCCTTTCAAATAGAAAGCGCATTAAATTTTACTATACCTTTTCTTGAA AAGAATGAAATACTTGGCTTTTTAGGTTTCTCTAAGAAATTCCCAAAAAGt AAACCTACCATACAAATTAaggaaaaagaaaatataatttatttcGCTCCagtagaaaaaaatttatatgatgTTTATGTTTCTCTTACATTGAGATTGTGCCAAAATAAAAATCGGCAGAAATACAACATTATGTATATAGTACACCACAGCTTTGACAAATATCAAATAAGATGTTCA aAAAAGTTAGCAGATGACTATAGcataaatgtaaataatttCAATTTTAATACAATCGGTGATGAAGAAAAAGGAACGAAATATATTGATGCTGATTTTAATGAAGTTATAGATGATTTTTATCAATTCCTTGTTTTTATTAGAGATATTATTTCTCAGAATAATTTAGAattttatagaaaaatGTTGTGTAATAATATCATGTGTGAATCAAAAGGAGCAATATGTGCTTTgtaa
- a CDS encoding plasmepsin VIII encodes MNILFCLFVITNLYNIIAVKALKENLRVSKYYAGEKHKLNLENKYIGISTIVLKGGYINRQFIGEINIGNPPQTFKVLFDTGSTNLWIPSKNCFTKACYNKRKYDHKISKNYKLVKKKDPVEILFGTGEIHIAYVTDDIHLGDIKVKNQEFGLASYISDDPFSDMQFDGLFGLGISNDEKKKQLIYDSIPKNILEKNMFAIYYPKNVDDDGAITFGGYDKKFIRENSSIEWFDVTSPKYWAIQMKGLKINGVFLDVCSKNHEGFCQAVIDTGTSSIAGPKEDLILLSRLLNPGKNCQKRILLKNFSFIFIDDKHREREYELTPKDYIVNSFRIDPVLRTPCNFAFMPINISSSNGYLYILGQIFLQKYYAIFEKDNMKIGLAKSI; translated from the exons atgaatatattgTTTTGTTTATTTGTCATTACAAATTTGTATAATATCATTGCTGTTAAAGCCTTGAAAGAAAATTTAAGAGTGTCCAAATATTATGCTGGAG aaaaacataaattaaatttGGAAAATAAGTATATAGGTATTTCTACAATAGTATTAAAAGGAGGTTACATCAATAGACA attTATTGGGGAAATAAATATTGGAAATCCTCCACAAACTTTTAAAGTTCTTTTTGATACTG GAAGTACTAATTTATGGATTCCTTCAAAAAATTGTTTCACAAAAGCTTGTTATAATAAACGAAAATATGATCATAAAATTTCCAAGAATTATAAATtggtaaaaaaaaaagatcCTGTGGAAATTTTATTTGGAACGGGGGAAATACATATTGCTTATGTAACAGATGATATTCATTTAGGGGATATTAA AGTTAAAAATCAAGAATTTGGTTTAGCTAGTTATATATCAGATGACCCCTTTTCTGATATGc AATTTGATGGCTTATTTGGATTAGGAATTTCAAATGACGAGAAGAAAAAACAATTAATTTATGACAGTATTcctaaaaatatattagaaaaaaatatgtttgCAATTTATTATCCCAAAAATGTAGATGACGATGGTGCCATCACTTTTGGAGGTTACGATAAAAA ATTTATAAGAGAAAATTCAAGTATCGAATGGTTTGATGTAACATCTCCAAAATATTGGGCTATTCAAATG AAAGgtttaaaaataaatggTGTCTTTCTTGATGTATGCTCAAAAAATCAtg AAGGATTTTGTCAAGCTGTAATTGATACAGGAACATCAAGCATAGCTGGGCCAAAAGAAG ATCTAATATTATTAAGCAGATTGTTAAATCCCGGAAAAAATTGTCAAAAAAGGATtctattaaaaaatttttctttcatttttattgACGATAAAC ATAGAGAAAGAGAATATGAATTAACACCCAAAGATTATATTGTAAATTCATTTAGAATAGACCCTGTTTTAAGAACTCCATGCAATTTTGCATTCATGCCAATTAATATTTCGTCATCTAATGGATATctatat aTACTTGGTCAAATATTCTTACAGAAATATTATGCAATATTTGAAAAggataatatgaaaatag GTTTAGCGAAGTccatataa